The following proteins are co-located in the Microcystis wesenbergii NRERC-220 genome:
- a CDS encoding DUF2605 domain-containing protein encodes MLRNINNAKIKVSKIVIIRIMFPSQPTENELLKTILEPLLEDFTHWFSRSRLLLESERLSFLSVEEQNDLLARVKNAQQEVATAHLLFKTTGGQVGIEAKMLLPWHQLVAECWGVSSRRRRLQGWGEHQSPQTDA; translated from the coding sequence ATGTTAAGAAATATAAATAACGCTAAGATTAAGGTAAGCAAAATCGTCATTATAAGAATAATGTTTCCTTCGCAACCCACCGAAAACGAACTCCTGAAAACTATCTTGGAACCTCTACTAGAGGATTTCACCCATTGGTTTTCCCGTTCCCGTCTCCTCCTCGAATCCGAGAGATTATCCTTTCTCAGCGTCGAGGAACAAAACGATTTATTAGCAAGAGTCAAAAACGCCCAACAGGAGGTAGCCACGGCTCATTTACTCTTTAAAACCACAGGTGGTCAGGTGGGTATCGAGGCCAAGATGTTGTTGCCTTGGCATCAGCTGGTGGCAGAGTGTTGGGGGGTCAGCAGTCGTCGTCGTCGATTACAGGGTTGGGGAGAACATCAATCTCCTCAAACTGATGCTTAA
- the psaB gene encoding photosystem I core protein PsaB, whose translation MATKFPKFSQDLAQDPTTRRIWYGIATAHDFESHDGMTEENLYQKIFASHFGHIAIIFLWTSGTIFHVAWQGNFEQWIKDPLNIRPIAHAIWDPQFGKGAVDAFTQAGASNPVNIAYSGVYHWFYTIGMTSNQDLYQGAVFLLILSAIFLFAGWLHLQPKFRPSLAWFKNAESRLNHHLAALFGVSSLAWTGHLVHVAIPESRGQHVGWDNFLSTPPHPAGLLPFFTGDWGVYAENPDTANHIFGTAQGAGTAILTFLGGFHPQTESLWLTDMAHHHLAIAVIFIVAGHMYRTNWGIGHSIKDILNAHRPPSGKLGAGHKNLYDTVNNSLHFQLGLALASLGVITSLVAQHMYALPPYAFIAKDYTTQAALYTHHQYIAGFLAVGAFAHGAIFFVRDYDPEANKDNVLARMLEHKEAIISHLSWVSLFLGFHTLGLYVHNDVVVAFGTPEKQILIEPVFAQFVQAASGKTLYGMNVLLSNPDSIAYTAYPNYGDVWLPGWLDAINSGTNSLFLTIGPGDFLVHHAIALGLHTTVLILVKGALDARGSKLMPDKKDFGYSFPCDGPGRGGTCDISAWDSFYLAMFWMLNTLGWLTFYWHWKHLGVWSGNVAQFNENSTYLMGWFRDYLWANSAQLINGYNPYGVNNLSVWAWMFLFGHLVWATGFMFLISWRGYWQELIETIVWAHERTPLANLVRWKDKPVALSIVQARLVGLAHFTVGYIFTYAAFLIASTAGKFG comes from the coding sequence ATGGCAACTAAATTCCCTAAATTTAGCCAAGATCTAGCCCAAGATCCGACTACCCGTCGGATTTGGTACGGGATCGCCACAGCCCACGACTTTGAAAGTCATGATGGCATGACAGAAGAGAATCTCTACCAAAAGATTTTCGCGTCCCACTTCGGCCACATTGCAATCATTTTCCTGTGGACTTCCGGCACTATATTCCACGTCGCTTGGCAAGGTAACTTCGAGCAGTGGATCAAAGATCCCTTAAACATCCGTCCCATCGCCCACGCGATTTGGGATCCCCAGTTCGGTAAAGGCGCTGTAGATGCCTTCACCCAAGCTGGTGCTTCTAATCCGGTTAACATCGCCTATTCCGGGGTTTACCACTGGTTCTACACCATCGGTATGACCTCCAACCAAGACCTATACCAAGGTGCGGTGTTCCTGCTGATTCTCTCGGCGATTTTCCTCTTTGCTGGCTGGTTACACTTACAACCTAAGTTCCGTCCTAGCCTCGCTTGGTTCAAAAACGCTGAATCTCGCCTGAACCACCACCTCGCCGCTCTGTTCGGTGTTAGCTCTCTGGCTTGGACCGGACACCTCGTTCACGTTGCTATCCCCGAATCCCGCGGTCAGCACGTTGGTTGGGACAACTTCCTCTCCACTCCCCCCCACCCGGCGGGTTTACTACCCTTCTTCACCGGTGACTGGGGTGTGTATGCGGAAAACCCCGATACTGCTAACCACATTTTCGGTACCGCCCAAGGCGCGGGAACTGCGATTCTCACCTTCTTAGGTGGTTTCCATCCCCAAACCGAGTCCCTCTGGTTAACCGATATGGCTCACCACCACTTGGCGATCGCTGTGATCTTCATTGTGGCTGGTCATATGTACCGCACCAACTGGGGCATCGGTCACAGCATCAAGGACATCCTTAATGCACACAGACCCCCCAGTGGTAAGTTAGGAGCCGGTCACAAAAATCTTTATGACACGGTTAACAACTCTCTCCACTTCCAACTCGGTTTGGCCCTGGCTTCTTTAGGCGTGATCACCTCTCTGGTGGCGCAGCATATGTACGCGCTACCCCCTTATGCCTTTATCGCTAAGGACTACACTACCCAAGCGGCTCTTTATACCCACCACCAATACATCGCTGGTTTCCTAGCGGTGGGTGCTTTCGCCCACGGTGCTATCTTCTTCGTGCGTGACTATGATCCCGAAGCGAACAAAGATAACGTCCTGGCGCGGATGCTGGAGCATAAAGAAGCGATCATCTCTCACCTAAGCTGGGTTTCCCTTTTCTTAGGTTTCCACACCCTCGGCCTCTACGTTCATAACGATGTCGTCGTCGCTTTCGGTACTCCCGAAAAACAAATCCTGATCGAACCTGTGTTCGCTCAATTCGTGCAAGCTGCTTCGGGTAAAACCCTGTACGGCATGAACGTACTGTTGTCTAACCCCGATAGCATCGCTTACACCGCCTATCCTAACTACGGTGATGTTTGGTTGCCCGGTTGGCTAGACGCAATCAATAGCGGCACTAACTCCCTCTTCTTAACCATCGGTCCTGGCGACTTCCTCGTTCACCATGCGATCGCTCTTGGTTTACACACCACCGTTCTAATCCTGGTTAAAGGTGCTTTAGACGCTCGTGGTTCCAAATTAATGCCCGATAAAAAAGACTTCGGGTATTCCTTCCCTTGCGACGGTCCTGGCCGTGGCGGTACTTGCGACATCTCTGCTTGGGATTCCTTCTACCTAGCCATGTTCTGGATGTTGAACACCTTGGGTTGGTTAACCTTCTACTGGCACTGGAAACACCTCGGTGTCTGGTCGGGTAACGTGGCTCAGTTTAACGAAAACTCCACCTACCTGATGGGCTGGTTCCGCGATTACCTCTGGGCTAACTCGGCTCAGTTAATCAACGGTTACAACCCCTACGGTGTTAATAACCTTTCTGTCTGGGCCTGGATGTTCCTCTTTGGACACCTCGTTTGGGCAACCGGTTTCATGTTCCTGATCTCTTGGCGTGGTTACTGGCAAGAGTTGATCGAAACTATCGTTTGGGCCCACGAACGCACTCCTCTGGCGAACCTCGTTCGTTGGAAAGACAAACCCGTGGCTCTCTCGATCGTTCAGGCTCGTTTGGTTGGTTTAGCTCACTTCACCGTTGGCTATATCTTCACCTACGCCGCCTTCTTGATCGCTTCCACTGCTGGCAAGTTCGGCTAA
- the psaA gene encoding photosystem I core protein PsaA — protein MALPPKAVAKVIVDKDPVPTSFEKWGQPGHFDRTLAKGPKTTTWIWNLHANVHDFDSQTSDLEDISRKIFSAHFGHLAVVFVWLSGMYFHGAKFSNYEAWLTNPLAIKPSAQVVWPIVGQGILNGDVGGGFHGIQITSGLFYLWRASGFTNSYQLYCTAIGGLVMAGLMLFAGWFHYHKSAPKLEWFQNVESMMNHHLAGLLGLGSLGWAGHQIHVSLPVNKLLDAGVAPQDIPLPHEFILEPSKMADLYPSFAQGLTPFFTLNWGAYSDFLTFKGGLNPVTGGLWLSDTAHHHLAIAVLFIIAGHMYRTNWGIGHSMKEILENHKGPFTGQGHKGLYEILTTSWHAQLAINLALLGSLTIIVAHHMYAMPPYPYQATDYATQLSLFTHHTWIGGFLIVGAGAHGAIFMVRDYDPAKNVDNLLDRVIRHRDAIISHLNWVCIFLGFHSFGLYIHNDTMRAFGRPQDMFSDTGIQLQPIFAQWVQSLHTLAPGNTAPNALTTASYAFGGDVVAVGGKVAMMPITLGTADFLVHHIHAFTIHVTVLILLKGVLYARGSRLIPDKANLGFRFPCDGPGRGGTCQVSGWDHVFLGLFWMYNSLSVVIFHFSWKMQSDVWGTVAPDGTVTHVTLGNFAQSAITINGWLRDFLWAQAAQVINSYGSALSAYGIMFLAGHFVFAFSLMFLFSGRGYWQELIESIVWAHNKLRVAPAIQPRALSIIQGRAVGVAHYLLGGIVTTWAFFLARSLSIG, from the coding sequence ATGGCACTCCCCCCCAAAGCGGTAGCTAAAGTGATTGTAGATAAAGACCCAGTACCTACTTCCTTTGAGAAGTGGGGGCAACCGGGGCATTTTGATCGCACTTTAGCCAAAGGACCCAAAACCACTACCTGGATTTGGAACCTACACGCCAACGTCCACGATTTTGATAGTCAAACCAGCGATCTAGAAGATATTTCTCGGAAAATCTTCAGCGCCCACTTCGGACATCTCGCCGTTGTCTTCGTTTGGCTGAGTGGAATGTACTTCCACGGCGCGAAATTTTCTAACTATGAAGCTTGGTTAACCAACCCGCTGGCCATCAAACCCAGCGCCCAAGTGGTCTGGCCGATCGTCGGTCAAGGCATCCTCAACGGCGATGTGGGCGGCGGTTTCCACGGTATTCAGATCACCTCTGGTCTGTTCTACCTCTGGCGGGCTTCCGGGTTCACCAACAGCTATCAGCTATACTGCACCGCTATCGGTGGTTTAGTTATGGCGGGCCTGATGCTGTTTGCTGGTTGGTTCCATTACCACAAAAGCGCACCGAAACTGGAATGGTTCCAAAACGTGGAATCGATGATGAACCACCACTTGGCGGGTTTACTCGGCTTAGGTTCCCTAGGTTGGGCCGGTCATCAGATTCACGTTTCTTTACCGGTGAACAAACTCCTCGATGCGGGAGTCGCTCCCCAAGATATCCCCTTGCCCCACGAGTTCATCCTCGAACCGAGCAAGATGGCGGATTTATATCCCAGTTTCGCCCAGGGTTTGACCCCCTTCTTTACCCTTAACTGGGGTGCTTACTCGGATTTCCTCACCTTCAAAGGTGGCTTGAACCCCGTGACCGGTGGTCTCTGGCTTTCCGATACCGCTCACCATCACTTGGCGATCGCTGTATTATTCATCATTGCCGGTCATATGTACCGTACCAACTGGGGTATCGGTCACAGCATGAAGGAAATCCTCGAAAACCACAAAGGTCCCTTCACCGGTCAAGGTCACAAAGGACTGTACGAAATCCTGACCACCTCTTGGCACGCCCAGTTAGCGATTAACCTGGCTCTCTTAGGTTCGCTAACCATCATCGTGGCCCACCATATGTACGCCATGCCGCCCTATCCCTATCAGGCGACTGACTACGCCACCCAACTATCCTTGTTTACTCACCACACTTGGATCGGTGGCTTCTTAATCGTCGGTGCGGGAGCGCACGGAGCGATCTTCATGGTACGCGACTACGATCCGGCCAAAAACGTCGATAACCTGCTCGATCGGGTGATCCGTCATCGCGACGCAATTATCTCCCACCTGAACTGGGTATGTATTTTCCTCGGCTTCCATAGCTTCGGTTTATACATTCACAACGACACCATGCGGGCTTTTGGTCGTCCCCAAGATATGTTCTCGGATACGGGAATTCAACTACAACCCATCTTTGCCCAATGGGTACAAAGTCTCCACACCCTAGCCCCCGGCAACACCGCTCCTAACGCTCTAACTACCGCTAGTTATGCTTTCGGTGGCGACGTAGTAGCAGTGGGTGGCAAAGTGGCCATGATGCCGATCACTCTCGGTACTGCCGATTTCCTCGTGCATCACATCCACGCCTTCACCATCCATGTCACCGTGTTGATTCTCCTCAAAGGGGTTCTCTACGCTCGCGGTTCCCGTCTGATTCCCGATAAAGCGAATCTCGGTTTCCGTTTCCCCTGCGATGGTCCCGGTCGCGGCGGTACCTGCCAAGTTTCGGGTTGGGATCACGTCTTCCTCGGCCTGTTCTGGATGTACAACTCCCTCTCGGTCGTAATCTTCCACTTTAGCTGGAAAATGCAGTCCGATGTCTGGGGAACCGTCGCCCCCGATGGCACTGTCACCCACGTTACCCTCGGTAACTTCGCTCAAAGTGCCATCACCATCAACGGTTGGTTACGCGATTTCCTCTGGGCGCAAGCGGCGCAAGTCATTAATTCCTATGGCTCTGCCCTGTCTGCCTACGGAATCATGTTCTTAGCCGGTCACTTCGTCTTCGCGTTTAGCTTGATGTTCCTGTTCAGTGGTCGCGGCTACTGGCAAGAATTAATCGAGTCGATCGTCTGGGCGCACAACAAGTTAAGAGTTGCCCCCGCTATCCAACCTCGCGCCCTGAGCATCATTCAAGGTCGTGCCGTTGGTGTGGCTCACTACCTCTTAGGCGGTATTGTCACCACTTGGGCATTCTTCTTGGCCAGAAGTCTCTCGATTGGCTAA
- a CDS encoding DUF29 domain-containing protein: protein MIDHKSAAQSQKSMQLEELKQLYDQDFVLWIERTTEQIRRGEIKNLDWEHLLTEIEDLGREQRNKVESYLIQTVKHLLMYQYWLTEKGNCGRGWADEIDNFRLELEILFQSKTLYNYGASRLDIIYDKAKRSVIKKTGLSLDTFPQVCPYTFAEIIDFDFLPV from the coding sequence ATGATTGATCATAAAAGCGCGGCTCAATCTCAAAAATCTATGCAGTTGGAAGAATTAAAACAGCTTTATGATCAGGACTTTGTTTTGTGGATTGAGCGAACCACCGAACAAATTCGACGCGGGGAGATTAAAAATTTAGATTGGGAACATCTTTTAACGGAGATAGAAGATTTGGGGAGAGAACAAAGAAACAAAGTGGAAAGCTATCTAATTCAAACCGTTAAACATTTATTAATGTATCAGTATTGGCTGACTGAAAAAGGTAATTGTGGCCGGGGATGGGCCGATGAAATCGATAATTTCCGTCTAGAACTAGAAATTTTATTCCAGTCAAAAACCCTCTACAATTATGGGGCTTCTAGGCTAGATATAATTTATGATAAAGCCAAGCGATCGGTGATCAAAAAAACTGGTTTATCTTTGGATACGTTTCCGCAAGTTTGTCCTTATACCTTTGCAGAAATCATAGATTTTGACTTTTTACCAGTTTAG
- a CDS encoding DUF2973 domain-containing protein, with the protein MLHLLYILAFTVIAFLTINNLIRSLITVSMDSQKRPAKSANSYNPYGYPMTSHPELLDEAGQLINEPLLVIRSLTVEDARQQLDAIYNSSPSATKEQDEEI; encoded by the coding sequence ATGTTACATCTGCTCTATATCCTCGCCTTCACAGTTATCGCTTTTTTGACCATTAATAATTTAATTCGGAGTCTGATTACCGTCAGCATGGATTCCCAGAAACGTCCTGCTAAATCGGCTAATTCCTATAATCCCTACGGTTATCCCATGACTTCCCATCCGGAACTTTTGGACGAGGCCGGACAACTGATTAATGAACCTCTGTTAGTGATTCGTTCTCTCACTGTCGAAGATGCTCGTCAGCAGTTAGATGCCATTTATAATTCTTCTCCCAGTGCTACCAAAGAGCAAGATGAAGAAATCTAA
- a CDS encoding type II toxin-antitoxin system VapC family toxin, translating into MKAIIADTTPLYGAIDTSDQYHSRAQTELRRIESEDLTVIISFPVYIETYSLLLYRLGFEQATHFTQNCLESANLINPTEDQYFAAIAKAKQFPDQTITIVDALTAIISIELDLPVWSYDYHFDIMRVKVWR; encoded by the coding sequence TTGAAAGCGATTATTGCCGACACAACCCCCCTTTACGGAGCGATAGATACCAGCGATCAATATCATAGCAGAGCGCAAACAGAGCTAAGACGCATAGAATCGGAAGATTTAACAGTTATTATCTCTTTCCCCGTATATATAGAAACTTACAGCTTGCTTCTATATAGATTAGGATTTGAACAAGCCACTCATTTCACACAAAATTGCTTAGAATCTGCTAATCTGATCAATCCGACAGAAGATCAGTATTTCGCAGCCATAGCAAAAGCTAAACAATTTCCTGATCAAACTATTACTATTGTTGATGCTTTGACTGCTATCATCTCAATCGAATTAGATCTACCTGTTTGGAGCTATGATTATCATTTTGATATAATGCGGGTGAAAGTATGGAGATAA
- a CDS encoding amino acid ABC transporter substrate-binding protein, with protein MKRTLAVMTMTVALTLTSNHSSLAGAIFDRIQKTGVITAGARKDAIPFGFVNSQGKWVGYSLDMLELIRKETERKLGKPIKLKIVEITPQNRFEKLKTGVIDIECGSTTFTWKRENEVDFSVSYFASGTQLLTRKGSNLDDIGSLAGRRIGVIANTTNEAVIKTQQPAAILVKVKNRGEGLQKLEAGEIDGFASDGITLEGLRKSAKNPNNLAIVPSYPYAYESYACTLPENDSKWRDTVNYTLLKFMEGIVSDQQQAVTIYERWFGEDGVVPYSRETINDYFQGIVNTYEWIPLTVFP; from the coding sequence ATGAAGCGTACACTTGCCGTCATGACGATGACAGTAGCTTTAACCCTCACCAGTAACCATTCTAGCCTTGCGGGAGCAATCTTCGATCGCATTCAAAAAACTGGGGTAATTACTGCCGGCGCTCGTAAAGATGCTATTCCCTTTGGTTTTGTCAACTCCCAGGGCAAGTGGGTGGGTTACAGCCTTGATATGTTAGAGTTAATTCGCAAAGAAACCGAACGGAAGTTAGGAAAACCAATTAAGTTAAAAATTGTTGAGATTACTCCCCAAAATCGTTTTGAAAAGTTAAAAACAGGGGTTATAGATATCGAATGTGGCTCCACTACTTTTACTTGGAAAAGAGAAAATGAAGTGGATTTTTCCGTTAGTTATTTTGCCAGTGGTACTCAATTGCTCACCCGCAAAGGTAGTAATCTCGATGACATCGGTAGCTTGGCAGGCAGACGCATTGGAGTGATTGCCAATACTACTAATGAAGCGGTGATTAAAACCCAACAACCCGCCGCTATTTTGGTCAAAGTTAAAAATCGTGGCGAGGGTTTACAAAAACTAGAAGCGGGAGAAATTGATGGTTTTGCCAGTGATGGCATTACCCTAGAAGGCTTAAGGAAAAGCGCTAAAAATCCTAATAATTTAGCCATAGTTCCCTCCTATCCCTACGCCTACGAATCCTATGCCTGTACTTTACCCGAAAATGATTCTAAATGGCGCGATACAGTGAATTATACCCTATTAAAATTCATGGAAGGGATCGTTAGTGACCAACAACAAGCGGTGACAATTTATGAACGTTGGTTTGGTGAAGATGGTGTTGTTCCCTATTCCAGAGAAACTATTAATGATTATTTTCAAGGCATTGTCAACACCTACGAATGGATTCCTTTAACTGTATTTCCCTAA
- a CDS encoding TenA family protein codes for MLSQQLWHSHQDLVQACLEHPFVRGIATGELKRDCFAFYVGQDAFFLESFARAYSIAAAKAPDWQGFTSFHRLAAGVLKELELHENYALQWGVDLRKVQPANATRRYTDFLLATAWMGDIGAIAVAMSPCMSLYAYLGQQLALEPISENPYQAWIDSYSGDEFAALASQLEELADKYALMTKNISLSYRYALSCEQDFFSAAYSRGKS; via the coding sequence ATGCTTAGTCAGCAACTTTGGCACAGCCATCAAGATCTAGTGCAAGCTTGTCTAGAACACCCTTTTGTGCGAGGTATCGCCACAGGAGAGCTTAAACGGGACTGTTTCGCTTTTTATGTCGGTCAAGATGCTTTTTTTCTGGAATCTTTCGCCCGTGCTTACAGTATCGCCGCCGCTAAAGCTCCCGATTGGCAGGGATTCACTAGCTTTCATCGGTTAGCGGCAGGGGTATTAAAGGAATTAGAATTACATGAAAATTATGCTTTACAGTGGGGAGTTGACCTGAGAAAGGTTCAGCCCGCTAATGCCACCCGTCGCTATACGGATTTTCTTCTCGCTACCGCTTGGATGGGTGACATCGGTGCGATTGCTGTGGCGATGAGTCCCTGTATGAGTCTTTATGCTTATCTAGGTCAACAATTAGCCTTAGAACCAATTTCTGAGAATCCCTATCAAGCTTGGATTGATAGTTATAGTGGGGATGAATTCGCCGCTTTAGCAAGCCAGTTAGAGGAATTAGCCGATAAATACGCCCTGATGACGAAAAATATCTCTTTATCCTATCGTTATGCCCTTAGTTGTGAACAGGACTTCTTTAGTGCCGCCTACAGCCGGGGCAAATCTTAA
- a CDS encoding IS4 family transposase — MNQYNALKQALKPHLRWHGARLSFLALFLLALLKVKTVNLKELALGFEGRVLVESHYKRLQRFFGDFEIDYPEIARIVVQWLNIPQPWVLSIDRTNWSFGSHHYNILTVGIVHEGVAIPILWWMLKKKKGNSNSDERMRFIEEMLKIFPSAEIRCLCGDREFIGLAWLRYLLLEPMLAFCLRIRATDKIEYNGKRLAAKVIFAHLAIGESQRLQGSCLIWGYPVSVEALRLPDNSLLIVIGQPDCLGLIQDYAQRWGIETLFGIFKTRGFCLESTHFTDPKRLRKLLALLTLALVWSLKTGLEIHHLNPIPIKKHGRRAKSLFRLGLDHLRHLILNPSLPNFSLFLQSLHFLSCT, encoded by the coding sequence ATGAACCAGTATAATGCGTTGAAACAAGCTCTCAAACCTCATTTGCGATGGCACGGAGCAAGACTCTCTTTCCTCGCTCTATTCTTACTGGCTCTGTTGAAAGTAAAAACCGTCAACCTCAAGGAATTAGCCCTAGGTTTTGAAGGTCGGGTATTGGTAGAGTCCCATTACAAACGATTACAACGCTTTTTTGGGGACTTCGAGATAGATTACCCTGAAATAGCTCGCATTGTAGTCCAGTGGCTCAATATCCCTCAACCCTGGGTATTGAGTATTGACCGCACCAATTGGTCATTTGGTAGTCATCACTACAACATCCTCACAGTCGGCATTGTCCATGAAGGGGTAGCTATTCCCATTCTCTGGTGGATGCTCAAGAAGAAAAAAGGCAACTCAAACAGCGATGAACGGATGCGTTTTATTGAGGAGATGCTGAAGATTTTTCCTTCTGCGGAGATTCGTTGCTTGTGTGGAGACCGTGAGTTTATTGGGCTGGCGTGGCTGAGGTATCTTTTGCTTGAACCGATGCTGGCTTTCTGTTTAAGAATTCGGGCGACAGACAAGATTGAGTACAATGGCAAGCGGTTGGCCGCCAAGGTTATTTTTGCCCATCTTGCCATTGGTGAATCTCAACGTCTGCAGGGGAGTTGTCTAATTTGGGGTTATCCCGTTTCTGTAGAGGCTCTTCGCTTACCCGATAATTCTTTGCTCATCGTCATTGGACAGCCCGATTGTCTGGGTCTGATTCAGGATTATGCCCAACGTTGGGGTATTGAAACTCTTTTTGGCATCTTTAAGACCCGTGGGTTTTGTCTAGAATCTACTCACTTTACTGACCCAAAACGTCTGCGTAAGCTTTTAGCCTTACTGACTTTAGCTTTGGTCTGGTCTCTCAAGACAGGATTGGAGATACATCATCTTAATCCAATTCCTATCAAGAAACATGGTCGCCGAGCAAAAAGCCTCTTTCGGCTAGGTTTAGACCACCTTCGTCATCTTATTCTCAATCCTTCATTACCTAACTTTTCTCTTTTTCTCCAGTCCTTACATTTTTTGTCCTGTACTTAG
- a CDS encoding YqiA/YcfP family alpha/beta fold hydrolase produces MAVLENRYIYLHGFASGTQSTKAQFLRHCWQKRGLAMEIPDLNGDDFSSLTLTRQIVQVGQLIEQSQLPVTLIGSSFGGLTAAWLAETYFQVQRLVLLAPAFNFGPIWLGQLGAETLANWQKSGSLSVYHYGYRRYLPIDYKLIEDLANYPQEKLIRQLPTLIIHGRADEVIPLENSRHYCMNRPWVKLIELDSDHALTDVMTRIWAEIQLFLNF; encoded by the coding sequence ATGGCAGTCCTTGAAAACAGATATATTTATCTACACGGTTTTGCTTCTGGCACCCAATCAACAAAAGCACAATTTTTGAGGCATTGTTGGCAAAAGAGGGGTTTAGCAATGGAAATACCCGATCTTAACGGTGATGACTTTTCTAGCTTAACTCTCACTCGTCAGATTGTTCAAGTCGGCCAATTGATTGAACAATCTCAGCTTCCCGTTACCCTAATTGGTTCCAGTTTTGGCGGTTTAACGGCAGCTTGGCTGGCCGAAACTTATTTTCAGGTGCAAAGGCTCGTTTTATTAGCTCCGGCTTTTAATTTCGGGCCGATTTGGTTAGGACAATTGGGAGCAGAAACCCTAGCCAATTGGCAAAAATCTGGGAGTTTATCGGTTTATCACTACGGTTATCGTCGTTATCTGCCAATTGATTACAAGTTGATCGAGGACTTAGCCAATTATCCCCAAGAAAAGTTAATCAGGCAGCTCCCCACCCTAATTATTCATGGTCGTGCCGATGAGGTGATTCCCCTAGAAAATAGTCGCCATTATTGCATGAATCGCCCTTGGGTGAAATTAATCGAATTAGATAGCGATCATGCCCTTACCGATGTGATGACGAGAATCTGGGCTGAAATACAATTATTTCTCAATTTTTGA